Part of the Syntrophorhabdaceae bacterium genome, TATCCGAAACCGGGAGATGCACGGGCAGTCCAGATCGAATTGGATTCCACACGGATAGGCCTCAGGTATCCCGTGGAGGTGGGGCTTTTAGGCGAGAGCAAGGCTATTCTGCGACAGCTCCTGCCCCTGCTTAAAAGGAATGATCACGACGGGTTCCTGAAAAAGGCACAAAAAGGAATGGAGGAGTGGTGGCAGCTCATGGAAATCCGCGGGACGAGGAAGGACACGCCCATGAAGCCCCAGGTAGTCGCGTGGGAGCTCGGCAAGCGACTCTCGAAGACCGCCATCGTATCCTGCGACTCGGGCACCATCGCCACATGGTGGGCACGCCAGATACCGGTGCGAAAAGGTCAGATGCACTCTGTATCGGGGAACCTCGCCACCATGGCCTGCGGGTTGCCCTATGCCATCGCGGCTCAGATAGCCTATCCGGACCGCCAGTCTGTGGCATTCGTGGGGGATGGAGGCTTCTCCATGCTCATGGCGGACTTCGTGACATGCGTCAAATACCACCTGCCTGTAAAAATTTTCATTATCAAAAACAATTTACTGGGTCAGATAAAATGGGAACAGATGGTCTTTTTGGGCAACCCTGAATACGCATGTGACCTGGAGCCGATAGACTTTGCGGCTTTCGCCCGGGCCTGCGGCGGGACTGGATTTACCGTCGATGACCCGGAAATGTGCGGCCCCGTGATACATGAAGCCCTCAACGCCCCGGGCCCCGTGGTGGTTGAAGCCGTGGTCGATCCCCATGAGCCTCCGCTGCCCTCGAAAGTGACTGTCGACCAGGCGCTCAAATTCGCCGAATCTTTGGCGCGGGGTACCCCTTACCGGGAAAGGATTATCATGACAGTGCTCAAAGATAAAGTGAAGGAGATGATCTGAATGTCTTCTGCCGAGTCCTTTACCGGTCGTCCGGAGACGCGGGTTCTCCCATGAGACCCCTTCTGCCTATCGGAAAAGTGACCGTGTCGGCATGCCCTGTACCGACGGATTTTCCCGAAGCCGACGGTACCCTTCCATGGGATGAGACCACCCTGGTAATGGTGGAGGCCGAAGCCGGCGGAGCGCGGGGCCTCGGTTTTACTTATGCCGACATGGCGACCGCGGTGCTGGGGCTCCAGTTAAAGCGACCCGACGCCCATAAATGCGACATCTGATCAAAAGGAGGGGCCATGTCCGCCACAGTGCATGACGAATACCGATACGTGGCGGTGGTGATTGACTTCTCCAAATATATGCACCGCACCCTTGAGCTCGATCCGGCTCGTAGAGTCGCGAGGGTACACCCGGGGACTGTGCTCGATCACCTCAGGAGGGAGTTAGAAGAGCATCACCTCGCCTTCGGCCCCGACCCCTCTCCCCATTCCCACAATACCCTCGGGGGCATGATCGGAAATAACTCCTGCGGCATCCATTCGGCCATGGCAGGGGAGACGGAGGTCAAAGGATCTTATGAGGTGAGGCTATGAAACGGGACGTGGTACTGATTACAGGGGCTTCGGCCGGGGTGGGACGGGCGACTGCCCGTGAATTCGCCCGGCAGGGGGCATATATCGGTCTTGTTGCGCGCGGGCTCGAAGGGCTTGAGGCGGCAAAAAGGGAGGTTGATGCTCTGGGAGGCCGGGGTCTGATAATCCCGACCGACGTATCCGACCCGGAGCAGGTCGAATCGGCGGCACAACTCGTGGAGAGTGCCTTCGGTCCGATAGACGTATGGGTGAATAATGCGATGGAGACGGTTATGTCTCCCTTCCTGGAAATGACCGTTGACGAGTTCAGGCGCGTGACGGAGGTGACCTATCTCGGCTACGTCAACGGCACGCGGACCGCATTGAAAAGCATGCTCCCGCGCGATAAGGGCGTCATAATCCAGGTAGGTTCCTCCCTGGCATACCGGGCAATACCCTTTCAATCGGCATATTCGGGGGCAAAGCATGCGATCCGGGGATTCACCGACGCGCTCCGTTCGGAGCTGATCCACAAGAAAAGCCGGGTCCGCCTCACTATGGTGCAGCTGCCGGCGGTCAATACACCCCAATTTTCATGGTGTAAGTCCCGCCTGCCCCGCAAGCCGCGGCCCGTACCGCCGATTTATCAACCCGAAGTGCCGGCCCGCGCGATTGTGTGGCTCGCACGGCACCCGCGGAGGGAGCTTTTCGTCGGAATGAGCACGGTGATCGCTATTTGGGGCAATAAAGTTTTTCCGGCCCTGGGGGATTGGGTCCTCGGTAAGAGGGGATGGCAGGCGCAACAGTATAACGGTCCTGCGGACCCCGATCGGCCCCATTATTTGTGGCTTCCCCTCCCGGGTGATCACGGGGCACACGGCGAATTCGACGAGCGCTCCCGCTCGCAGAGCCTCGAGCTCCGGATGGCGACCCATAGGGGCTGGACCGTTTTTTTCGCGGCCGCTGCCTCGGCATTCGCCCTTCTCTCCATGTGCAGGAAGAGAAGAGGTTAACCGCCCCCGGCGGAGTAATGAGCCTGCTTCTCTTGCATGATGGAGAGAACGAGAAATATTCCTATATTCGGTAGGAGGAAGAAAGGAGAATGGAAAAAGAACAACTGAGTGCTCCAGGAGAAAAATCCTCCCTTAGAATGAAATGGTGGATGTGGGTTATCATCGGGGCCGGAGGGCTGATCCTGGTCGCGGCGATTGTCTCGCAGGTGAGTATCAAGAGTCTCAGCCGCCATATCGAGCACCAGATGAATAGCAGGCTCAAGGGCTATACCGTCCGCGTGGGACGGGTCTATTTCAAACCCCTGCCCCTCTCAGTGGGATTGAGCAACGTGGCGCTCGTGCAGAACGCAAATCCCGACCCCCCGATGGCCGATGTGAAATGGATCTACGGGAGCATCCATTGGAGAGCTCTCCTGGCGGGACATCTTGTCGGAGATATCCTGATCGATACCCCAAAGTTACATCTGAACCTCGCCCATATCCGTGAAGAAGAGAAGAGCAAGGTCCCTCTCAGGCAAAAGGGTTGGCAGGAGTCGATCCAGGCCGTATTGCCGATCAGGATCAATATAATCACCATCAGGAATGGAGAAGTGACCTACATCGACGAAGGCCCCGCCAAACCGTTGCAGGTGAGGGAAATCTTTTTGAAGGCTTCCAACATCCGCAATATATCCGTTCCCGATAAAACATATCCTTCCGGAATAAAAATGGAGGCGCGCGTATTCGAGAAAGGGGCACTCAAGCTCGATGGCCGCGCCAATTTCCTGCAGGAGCCTTACCCCGGAGTGAAAGCGACGGTGGAGCTTGCCGGGATCGAATTGGCAGATCTCACGCCTGTTCTGAAGAAGGCGAACATTCTCATCAAGAAAGGAACACTTTCCGGAAAAGGGGCCGTGGAATACGCACCGGATATTACGGAGATCAACCTTGAGAGCGTCGAGTTGAAGGGCCCGGCCATCGATTACGTGACCCTTCCGCAGACGACCGAAGCGGAGAAGGAAAGGGCCCGGGCAGCCGCGCGTAAAGCGAAGGAGGCAAGCACCGAATCTTCGGCAAAGATACGTGTGGGCCTTCTCACCATCAGCCAGGGGGCCTTCGGTTTCGTGAATAAGTCGGAAAGCCCCCCCTTCCGGCTTTTTATCGACAATACAAATGCCACGATGAAGAATTTCAGTAACAGGTTTGCGGAGGGGCCGTCCAACCTCGACCTCACCGGGAAATTTATGGGTACGGGGAGTACCCGGATAACCGGTACATTCAGGCCGGAGAAGAAAAGCCCTGATTTTAACGTGAACGTCGTGATCGAGAACACCGAGATGCCCGCCATGAGCGACCTTTTTCGCGCTTACGGCGACTTTGATATCAAATCGGGGTTATTTTCCTTCTATTCGGAAGTAGGAGTGAAAGACAACATGGTCAAGGGTTATGTGAAGCCCCTCTTCAAGGAGATGAAGATAGAAAACCGGCAGGAGAAGGGCGTGATCCACAAGGCCTATGTGGGGGCAGTGAAAGGCCTCTCGAAACTGCTCCGGAACGAGCCCCGTAAGGAAATAGCGACCCAGACGGACATCTCGGGGCCCCTTGAGGGGCCCCGCCCCGATACCTGGCAAGCGCTCGTTAACCTCGTACGAAACGCCTTTATAAAGGCGATTCTTCCAGGTTTTCAGAGAGAAGTGGGACGGCCGTCGAGCAGTTGAAAGGTGCGGCGCCTCCTTCCCTCGATGTCATACGGGCCTCGATCTTCCGTGACGCCTTGCGGGCCGGTCCGGCTCAGCCTCTTCTGAAAAGATGGGCGACGAGGCTGGCAATGAAGAGGACGATGAAGATGAAGAAGAAGATCAGGGCGATACTTGCGGCAGCGGAGGAACGAGATTCTGTAGATGAAACCCTTTCACATGTCCCGGAACTCGTTCAGGGCGAGGTACCTGAGGAGTTCTTCGGCCTTTTCCATCATCTCACGGTCGATGCCAATCGCGGGATAATCGAGGCTTACAAGAAGGCTCAAGGCCCTGTTGACATCAGCCAGGGCCTTCTTCCTTTTCGCACCGCCTTCGCCGGCCGCTCCTCCACGGATATCGACGATAAGTTTATCCCGTAGACTAACCAGTGCCCGTACCGTGTGGTCAATGCGGTTTTCAAGACTGACCGGATCGTGATCGTATGCCTCATTGAGGCGGGAGATGGTCCTACGACAGAGCTCCTCGTAGCCCGCCTCGGATATTCCCGTGGCTGTTATGCGACCCTGTTTTTCCGCTGTTTCATGGTTATTCATGGGGTCCCCCTTTTGCCATTATCCCGGCAACCCCCAGGATAACGACCGCGAGCCCCCATCTCACGATAAAAGGAAGTTTTTTTGCGGCCTCGGGTCGGTTGGCGTACTCCGACGGATGGGCGGGCATTTTACGCCCTTTGTCCTCTTCCTCCGTCTGGATATGAATAAAGTAGGCTACCGGATCGTTTCCGGACCGATTCCCTGCGCGGAGAAGCATCGCCGGCACCAGTGCACCCAGTGCGACGCCGGATATCAGGCTCATGGCGGTCATGGGCAAGGCCCGTCTGCCGAAGATCAGGGGCAGGAGCTTTCCCGTGAAAAAGATCGCGGAGGCAATTCCCAAGCCGCTGCCACGGGGGACTGCAGTGCCTTGCTCTTCCTGCCGGGCACGGGGCCTGCTTTCCCATACCTTTTGGAGCATCATCAGGGCAAAGGCGCCCGTCAGTATTGAAAGCCGCCCTAAGCCCTCCGATCTCTTCCCGGCAAGAGTCCGTACCCCTTCCATAATCGAAAGGGCGGCTGTTGCATTTGCCGAAGCGACAAGGGAGGACATGCGCGGGAAACCGGCAGACCAGAAGGGGGTGCTCGTCTCTTCGAGCTCTGTCCCCACATAAGACGAAACGACCGTGCCTGCCAAAGACGCGGGTACCTGAACAATTCGTCCCATGATGCGTCCCGCCCGAGGGAGACCAAAATCTTCCATAAGCTGTGCAACTGAAGTCAGGGCGGACAATAGCCCGAACTTCGTCAGGGACCACACTCCGATGGACATGACCGAGGTGGGACGGAAGAGGCGCAGCATATTATACCATCGGGAGCGGGTATGGAGGTCGAGGACGAAAATGAGCAGAGCCATGAGGGCCCCGGCGGAGGCCATATGCCGCCCGGTCCGCACCATGGGCCGGTCCCCTTCGCCCCCGAATAAGTCCGCCACGGTGGCGATATATTGAGCGGCGCTTCCGATACCCTCCGTAAAAAAACCGGCGCCCGCACGCAATCCATAATGGCTCGATTTTACCGCAGGCATACCGTAATATGTTTCACCCTTGTATGCGGGCAGGGGCCTGCTTTTTACTTTCCCCCGAGGTCCGGGATCCGGGTTTTTCAGGAGCCCCTTTTCCGGCTCGCGAAGAAGAACCTGCCCATTATCCAGATACATGCCACCTCCCTTTTACCCTGCTCACTCCCTCTCATTCGCAGAAGCGCGTATAGTCATCGCAGTACATACTATTATGCCGGCGACCGTAGCGAGACCCCGGAAAATGCTGTGGGCGATGCGGCGGGACGGCAGCCTCGGGGACCGCGGCAGATTGTAGACCTCGGGACTGTCGAGGAGGAGAAAAAAGGCATGGAGACCCTTGATGCCTCCCGTCGCGCCGGGTGCACCGGGTACTCCATACAGGTATGCATCATCCCTACCGAGTGCGTGCAGCCGTTCGAGCCGGCCATGGGCGCGGTCGATAAGCTCACCCACTTCTCCGAACTGTATCGAATTGGTGGGGCACGTCTTCGCGCACGCAGGCTCCAGGCCCGCCTTAAGCCTGTCATAGCAGAGGGTACACTTATGGGCCTTCCCGTCATGCATATTAAGCTCTATTACTCCGAAAGGGCAGGACGGGACGCAGTAACCGCACCCGTTGCAGATGTCCTGCTGGACTACCACCGAGCCGTACTCCGTGCGGAAAAGGGCGCCTGTGGGACATGCCTCGAGGCACGCGGCCCGACGGCAGTGCTTGCAGACATCGCTCATCATGAGCCAGTTGCTCTGGAAGGGGGCAAGCATGGTAGGCCGCGATCCGCCGTTATCGGACATCTTTTCGATAAACCGCACATGACGCCAGGTGCCGGCCGACAGACTCCCAGTATTGTCAAAGCTGGTCCCCCGGAGGCCGATGTTGTCGGCGGGCAGCCCGTTCCATTCCTTGCAAGCCACCTCGCATGCCTTGCAGCCGATGCAGAGGCTGGTATCCACAAAAAACCCATATGTCCGGCCCGGCACCACGCGCACCCCGGCGGTGACTTCCGCTTCATCCGGGATCATCCCGCTGAGGCCTTTTTCGTAGGAGACCGCTCGCGCAGGAACGGCATCGGGATACACGGGTTTTGTCATGGCATCAACCTCTCTTGAGCCTTCCTTTTTCTATATTGCAGGTAAACGCTTTTCCTTCGTGGATGGAGCAGTTAGGGTCGCCCACCACCGCCGTCAACGTGTTTGCCACATCGCCGGTCGCATATCCCTGCCATCCGAAATGCCATGGAATACCGACCTGATACACTATGCCGCCGTTGATGCGAAAGGGCCGGAGTCTTCGGGTCACGAGCGCCTGGGCTTCGATGCTGCCGCGCGCGGTGGAGACAATTACCCAGTCGAGATTTCGTACGTCCTTTTCCTCCGCCAGCTCGGGTGGAATTTCGACGAACTGTGAGGGCTGCAGCTCGGCGGTGGAAGGGATCATACGTGTGGGAAGGGCGCCCGTATGCTGCTCGGTCAGGCGAAACGTGGTGATTGCATAGGGATAGGCGGGATCGGCGATACCGTGCAACACGTTGTCGCTCCTTACCCATTTTTTTGTGACAGGATTGTCCTGCTGCGTGTAGAGAAGATTCCTGACCGGAGATTCAACAGGTTCGTAATGGGTTGGTATGGGGGCATCTTTCAGGCCTGACGGCACGAAAAGGGAGCTCTTGCCATCG contains:
- a CDS encoding thiamine pyrophosphate-dependent enzyme — translated: MAKTTADLLVEKLIDWKVEVIFGIPGDGINGIMEALRKQQDKIRFIQVRHEESAAFMACAYAKYTNRLGVCLATSGPGGIHLLNGLYDAKLDQQPVLAITGLQFHDLIATYTQQDVELDKLFMDVSVYNSRVMCPQHVENIVTLACRSALAYRGVAHLTIPADIQTEKISEEEPTPRNVPHHTSDVPMHMFATLQPADLTKAAEILNQGKNIAILAGRGALDATEELEIAAEMLQAPIVKALLGKAAVPDDSPYTTGPIGLVGTKPSQQALEECDTLLIVGSSFPYIEFYPKPGDARAVQIELDSTRIGLRYPVEVGLLGESKAILRQLLPLLKRNDHDGFLKKAQKGMEEWWQLMEIRGTRKDTPMKPQVVAWELGKRLSKTAIVSCDSGTIATWWARQIPVRKGQMHSVSGNLATMACGLPYAIAAQIAYPDRQSVAFVGDGGFSMLMADFVTCVKYHLPVKIFIIKNNLLGQIKWEQMVFLGNPEYACDLEPIDFAAFARACGGTGFTVDDPEMCGPVIHEALNAPGPVVVEAVVDPHEPPLPSKVTVDQALKFAESLARGTPYRERIIMTVLKDKVKEMI
- a CDS encoding FAD-binding protein, translated to MSATVHDEYRYVAVVIDFSKYMHRTLELDPARRVARVHPGTVLDHLRRELEEHHLAFGPDPSPHSHNTLGGMIGNNSCGIHSAMAGETEVKGSYEVRL
- a CDS encoding SDR family oxidoreductase, with protein sequence MKRDVVLITGASAGVGRATAREFARQGAYIGLVARGLEGLEAAKREVDALGGRGLIIPTDVSDPEQVESAAQLVESAFGPIDVWVNNAMETVMSPFLEMTVDEFRRVTEVTYLGYVNGTRTALKSMLPRDKGVIIQVGSSLAYRAIPFQSAYSGAKHAIRGFTDALRSELIHKKSRVRLTMVQLPAVNTPQFSWCKSRLPRKPRPVPPIYQPEVPARAIVWLARHPRRELFVGMSTVIAIWGNKVFPALGDWVLGKRGWQAQQYNGPADPDRPHYLWLPLPGDHGAHGEFDERSRSQSLELRMATHRGWTVFFAAAASAFALLSMCRKRRG
- a CDS encoding DUF748 domain-containing protein, whose amino-acid sequence is MEKEQLSAPGEKSSLRMKWWMWVIIGAGGLILVAAIVSQVSIKSLSRHIEHQMNSRLKGYTVRVGRVYFKPLPLSVGLSNVALVQNANPDPPMADVKWIYGSIHWRALLAGHLVGDILIDTPKLHLNLAHIREEEKSKVPLRQKGWQESIQAVLPIRINIITIRNGEVTYIDEGPAKPLQVREIFLKASNIRNISVPDKTYPSGIKMEARVFEKGALKLDGRANFLQEPYPGVKATVELAGIELADLTPVLKKANILIKKGTLSGKGAVEYAPDITEINLESVELKGPAIDYVTLPQTTEAEKERARAAARKAKEASTESSAKIRVGLLTISQGAFGFVNKSESPPFRLFIDNTNATMKNFSNRFAEGPSNLDLTGKFMGTGSTRITGTFRPEKKSPDFNVNVVIENTEMPAMSDLFRAYGDFDIKSGLFSFYSEVGVKDNMVKGYVKPLFKEMKIENRQEKGVIHKAYVGAVKGLSKLLRNEPRKEIATQTDISGPLEGPRPDTWQALVNLVRNAFIKAILPGFQREVGRPSSS
- the nrfD gene encoding NrfD/PsrC family molybdoenzyme membrane anchor subunit; the encoded protein is MYLDNGQVLLREPEKGLLKNPDPGPRGKVKSRPLPAYKGETYYGMPAVKSSHYGLRAGAGFFTEGIGSAAQYIATVADLFGGEGDRPMVRTGRHMASAGALMALLIFVLDLHTRSRWYNMLRLFRPTSVMSIGVWSLTKFGLLSALTSVAQLMEDFGLPRAGRIMGRIVQVPASLAGTVVSSYVGTELEETSTPFWSAGFPRMSSLVASANATAALSIMEGVRTLAGKRSEGLGRLSILTGAFALMMLQKVWESRPRARQEEQGTAVPRGSGLGIASAIFFTGKLLPLIFGRRALPMTAMSLISGVALGALVPAMLLRAGNRSGNDPVAYFIHIQTEEEDKGRKMPAHPSEYANRPEAAKKLPFIVRWGLAVVILGVAGIMAKGGPHE
- a CDS encoding 4Fe-4S dicluster domain-containing protein, which produces MTKPVYPDAVPARAVSYEKGLSGMIPDEAEVTAGVRVVPGRTYGFFVDTSLCIGCKACEVACKEWNGLPADNIGLRGTSFDNTGSLSAGTWRHVRFIEKMSDNGGSRPTMLAPFQSNWLMMSDVCKHCRRAACLEACPTGALFRTEYGSVVVQQDICNGCGYCVPSCPFGVIELNMHDGKAHKCTLCYDRLKAGLEPACAKTCPTNSIQFGEVGELIDRAHGRLERLHALGRDDAYLYGVPGAPGATGGIKGLHAFFLLLDSPEVYNLPRSPRLPSRRIAHSIFRGLATVAGIIVCTAMTIRASANERE